A window of the Henckelia pumila isolate YLH828 chromosome 3, ASM3356847v2, whole genome shotgun sequence genome harbors these coding sequences:
- the LOC140886824 gene encoding uncharacterized protein, with amino-acid sequence MNIVNQLILPCEMSLLRLSPAVASPINHRRPNASRSKSMLKPRAMAKQSSEGSDSSPLQVAAIGGGFIATPVIGWSLYTLKTTGCGLPPGPGGSFGALEGVSYLVVVGIVAWSLYTKSKTGSGLPNGPFGLLGAVEGLSYLSLLGIIVVFGLQFLQQGSIPGPLPTDQCFG; translated from the coding sequence ATGAACATTGTGAACCAATTAATCCTCCCTTGTGAGATGTCGCTCCTCCGGTTGTCTCCTGCAGTGGCGTCGCCCATAAACCACCGTCGCCCCAATGCCAGCAGAAGCAAATCTATGCTGAAACCCCGAGCCATGGCCAAGCAAAGCAGCGAAGGAAGCGACTCATCCCCTTTACAAGTAGCGGCCATCGGCGGGGGATTCATTGCCACGCCTGTCATCGGTTGGTCTCTATACACGCTCAAGACCACCGGCTGCGGGCTTCCCCCAGGCCCGGGGGGATCGTTTGGTGCTCTGGAGGGAGTGAGCTACCTCGTGGTGGTGGGGATCGTGGCCTGGTCTTTGTACACCAAGTCCAAAACGGGTTCGGGCCTGCCAAACGGGCCATTCGGCTTGCTTGGAGCGGTGGAGGGCTTGTCTTACTTGTCGTTGTTGGGCATTATCGTCGTTTTTGGGTTGCAATTTCTTCAACAGGGATCCATACCCGGCCCGCTGCCTACCGATCAATGCTTCGGTTGA
- the LOC140887068 gene encoding uncharacterized protein, with protein sequence MDEIWERAVEAALDGQTDVASVRSLTLDGAVKCLHGRLPQPSLFEKFHNLQHLSIANIGVSSLEQFPLLRNLQRLILSDNRIAGGLEFLVEAGLESLRDLDLSNNRISDINDLRPLAELRLVSLDLYECPVTRIKDYRAQVFGLIRSLKFLDKMDVDENERPESEDEEEDEEEEEEDDPGSGEVDGEDHPFRLNNGDQAGIEGVVDVDEDEESDADEEETETPRVVDGSSRGSRDSHPHSNGGFGVVAVDGEEDEDEGEEDDDLVEVYEDDEGEYEDVVEVHEIDDSEDEDGVEYDEDEDGEEEEEDLVNNDERDFGEAGGTGRLTSVEGEIDGHEQGEDDADEDDNGETGEEEQAVEEDGDFDDEDEEEDYDNGYLVQPVGRAEPQTGGSDMIPGDEDEDPEIEEDLEEDEEEDLDEEIQELPSSSSHKRKRNEDSHGDDDCEEEEDDEEDEDDDDDDDMLPYSKSSKHH encoded by the exons ATGGATGAGATCTGGGAGAGAGCGGTGGAGGCGGCGTTAGACGGTCAAACGGACGTCGCTTCCGTGCGATCGTTAACCCTCGACGGCGCCGTCAAGTGCCTGCACGGCCGTTTACCTCAGCCGTCACTTTTCGAGAAGTTTCACAACCTGCAGCACTTGTCCATAGCCAATATAGGCGTCTCGTCGTTAGAGCAGTTCCCCCTCCTCCGGAATTTGCAAAGGCTAATCCTGTCAGACAACAGAATTGCCGGAGGCTTAGAGTTCCTTGTTGAAGCGGGCCTTGAATCGCTTCGGGACCTTGACTTGTCCAACAATAGAATTTCTGATATTAACGACTTGAGGCCGTTGGCGGAGCTGAGGTTGGTCTCTTTGGATCTCTATGAGTGCCCCGTGACACGGATTAAGGACTACCGGGCTCAGGTTTTTGGTTTAATTAGGTCTTTGAAGTTTTTGGATAAGATGGATGTAGATGAGAATGAGAGGCCAGAATCAGAGGACGAAGAAgaggatgaagaagaagaagaggaggaTGATCCTGGGAGTGGAGAGGTTGATGGAGAGGATCATCCGTTCAGGTTGAACAACGGTGATCAAGCTGGGATTGAGGGAGTTGTGGATGTAGACGAGGACGAGGAGAGTGATGCTGATGAGGAGGAAACAGAAACTCCTAGAGTGGTTGACGGGTCGAGCAGAGGTAGCAGGGATTCTCATCCCCATTCGAATGGTGGTTTTGGGGTGGTTGCTGTGGATGGGGAAGAGGATGAAGACGAAGGAGAAGAGGATGATGATTTGGTGGAGGTGTATGAAGATGACGAGGGAGAGTATGAGGATGTGGTCGAAGTACACGAGATTGATGACAGTGAGGACGAAGATGGTGTGGAGTATGATGAGGATGAGGATGGCGAGGAAGAAGAGGAAGATCTGGTGAATAATGATGAGAGGGATTTCGGGGAGGCGGGTGGTACTGGGAGGTTGACAAGTGTGGAGGGTGAGATTGATGGACATGAGCAAGGTGAGGATGATGCAGATGAGGACGATAATGGGGAGACTGGGGAGGAAGAGCAGGCTGTTGAGGAGGATGGAGACTTTGACGATGAGGATGAG GAGGAAGATTATGACAATGGGTACCTGGTTCAACCTGTTGGGCGTGCTGAACCACAAACAGGAGGTAGTGACATGATCCCTGGAGATGAGGATGAGGACCCTGAAATTGAGGAAGATCTggaggaagatgaagaagaagaccTAGATGAGGAAATCCAAGAATTGCCGTCATCTTCATCCCACAAAAGGAAACGAAATGAAGATTCTCATGGTGATGATgattgtgaagaagaagaagacgatgaagaagatgaagatgatgatgacgatgatgatatgTTGCCGTACAGCAAATCCTCGAAACACCATTAG